In a single window of the Magnolia sinica isolate HGM2019 chromosome 7, MsV1, whole genome shotgun sequence genome:
- the LOC131250542 gene encoding alpha-xylosidase 1-like: MRISRLSSESRYFSDITRHETQDRLRVHITDADKKRWEVPYNLLAREQPPPLKKSLGKSKGELFTASEYSGNELIFSYTSDPFSFSVRRKSNGQTLFNTSSDESDPYGNLVFKDQYLEISTKLPLSAAIYGLGENTQPNGIRLQPNDPYTIYTTDISAINLNMDLYGSHPVYMDLRNEGGEANAHGVLLLNSNGMDVFYRGSSLTYKVIGGVFDFYFFGGPTPLAVVDQYTAFVGRPAPMPYWALGMLSL, encoded by the exons ATGCGGATcagcaggttgagtagcgagagtcgCTACTTCAGTGACATCACCAG GCATGAGACCCAAGACAGATTGAGGGTACATATAACTGATGCGGATAAGAAGAGGTGGGAAGTTCCTTACAACTTACTTGCAAGAGAACAGCCTCCCCCTTTGAAGAAATCTCTTGGAAAAAGCAAAGGGGAGCTCTTCACAGCCTCTGAGTATTCAGGAAATGAGCTCATTTTCAGCTATACATCAGACCCATTTTCATTCTCAGTTAGAAGGAAATCAAATGGTCAGACTCTTTTCAACACAAGCTCAGATGAGTCAGATCCTTATGGGAACCTGGTGTTTAAGGACCAGTATCTTGAGATATCTACAAAGCTGCCTTTAAGTGCTGCAATCTATGGGCTTGGGGAGAACACCCAGCCAAATGGGATTAGATTGCAGCCAAACGATCCTTACACCATCTACACCACTGATATTTCTGCCATCAATCTCAATATGGATCTGTATGGGTCCCACCCTGTTTATATGGATTTGAGGAATGAGGGGGGAGAGGCTAATGCCCATGGTGTTCTGTTGCTGAATAGTAATGGAATGGATGTGTTCTATAGGGGAAGCTCTTTAACATACAAGGTGATAGGAGGGGTGTTTGATTTTTACTTCTTTGGTGGACCAACACCACTGGCTGTGGTTGATCAGTACACTGCATTTGTTGGGAGGCCTGCACCCATGCCTTACTGGGCTCTAGGTATGCTCTCTTTGTGA